The window GCGGCGGCTTTCGCTACGGCACGGACGCGCTGGACAAGCCTTCCGCACTGACCAATAGGTTCTGGTTCATCGTCGGTGGCAAGCCGTTCGATCAAGACAACAAGTTCTCGGTCAGTGCCGTCGTCGTCGAGCCACGGCTTGTCGTGAGCAAGAGCATCTCGGGATTTGACACCGCGGGGCATAATTACTGCACCGTGACGCTCAAGAATACCGGCACGACCGACGCGTTCGATATTCACCTGACCGATGCGCTGCCGGTCGGCGTTACCCTGTCCGGCAGCCCGACGGTGAGCGTTGCGCCACTGGGGTGCGCGTCGCCGACGGTGAGCGTTACGACGGTCTCCGGCTTCACTACTATTGTGGTCGACATGCCACGGCACGCCGCAACCCGGCGGCTCCGTCTTTCCGGCGAACGCTCTGCCGGGCAAGGTGGGCGGCGCGCTGTTCTTCCCGGCGAATTTCTTCGTGAGCGTCGCCGATGATCCGGCGCTCAGATTCGGCACCAGCAATTTCTCCATCGACGCGTGGGTCGCGAGCGCCCAGCCGAATTCCGTCATCGGCATTGTTGACAAGCTGGACATGGTCACAACGGTCACGAAGGTTGGCTACGCCTTCTACATCCAGAACGGCCACCTGACATTCGTGATGGGTAACGGGACCCCGTACGCGACCACGGCGCAGGTCAACATCGTCAATACGGGCTTGAGCTGGCACCATGTCGCCGTCACGGTGAATCGAACCGGCGGCGTAGGAACTTTCTACGTCGACGGGGCAGCGGTAGCAACCTTCTCTCCCCTGCCGAGCAACGTCGACATCAGTTCCATGTCGACGTTGCAGCTCGGCGGCAGCCGCCTGTTTGCTACTCTAGGCGAGTACCTGCTTGACGAGATCGAAATCTTCAATGGTGTGTTAGAGGCGGGCGATGTCAAGCGCATCTTCGACGCGGGGCCGTCGGGGAAATGCTTCAACATCATACCTGTGCCCCCGCCCCACCGCCCCGGGACGGCGCGGCAGCCATGAAAAGCCGGGTCGTGACGATGGGGTCGAGCGATGATGCGGGCGACGGTCTTCGACCACTAGCTTTCTTGTTTGATGAGATCGAGCAGGTCGTCGAGGGAGTTGACGTAATGCGATTCGGGGAAGCGCGCACGCACTGCCGTGTCGGTGAGCGCCGCGCCGCCGAGAACGATTGTCGTCTGCTGCCGCTCGGCGGCCCGCCGCAGGTCTTCGTAATCGCGCCGCGCTCGCTCGATATGATCGGCCATCGTAATCGATATGCAGACCAGTTGTGGCTTGAAGCGATCAACCGCTTCGGCAAAGGAAAAGAGCGGCGTCGGCGAGCCGAAATAGATGACCTGCCAGTCCTGGCTTTCTAACAGGTCACGCACCATCATCGCCGCCAATTGATGAAGCTCGCCTTCGGCACAGCCGACGATGGCCAGGCGCTCTGTCTCGCCTTTCTTTTCGGCGTTCTCGCGCAGCGCCGAGAGCGCCGCACACGTCGCCACCATTGCCAGATGCTCATCAAGCACGCCGATCTTGCCTGTGCGCCACAACTCGCCGACTTCGCGCATGGCCGGGCGAATCAGCTTCTCGCCGATGGTTGCCAGCGACATGCCATACTCTTGCGCCTTATTAAACAGGTGGGTGACGAAATCGAATTGTCCGGCCAGCGCCGCCTGCCGGAAGCGCTCGGCGAGCGCCCCGTAGTCCGCGGTTTCGAGCAGGTGCTTGAACTCGCAGGGCGATTCACTGCGACCATTCGCGAGGTGCGCCGGCAGCTTTGCCAGCCCACAGCGGCTTTGAAATTCGACGATGTCATCCAGCTCGAATTTGCGATGACCGCCGACCGTTTTGCGACAAGGCAGCGCACCGGCGTCCGCCCACCGCTTGACGGTTGACTCGCTGACATCCCACATCTCGGCTAGTTCTTTGGTTGAATACGACTGCTTCATGTCTTCTTCTGGCAGAATTTAAGAATAACGAGATGAGCCTGGAAAGGCAAAAGCCAACGCGAGTACACGGCGAGGAAGGCAAGCGACGCGGCGACGCGGCGACGCGGAGAAGGGGAACTTGGCAACAAGGCTTGATGTCGTTCCTTCACCGTGTCACCGTGTCGCCGCGTCGCTCTCTCGCCGCGTCACCGTGTCGCCGCGTCGCCGCGTCGCTTTTTCTTTTTGCCTTCTAAGACGACGTGCGCCAGCGCGAGGTCGCGTGAATGGGTGAGCGAGAGGTGGGCGCGGTCGGCGCCGAGTGCGGTCAGGCGTTCGAGCGCCCGGCCATGAAACTGTAGCGAGGGGAGACCCGTTGGCAAACGCAGCACTTCGATGTCGCGCCAGCCGACCCCCTCGCCCCAGCCGGTGCCGAGCGCCTTCATCGCCGCTTCCTTGGCGGCAAAGCGCGCCGCATAACTCTCCATCCGACCGGCGCGGCTCTCGCAGTAAGCAATCTCGGACGCCGTAAAGACGCGGTCGCGGAAACGCTCGCCGCGTCGCGCGAAGACTTCCGCGAGCCGCGCAATCTCTACCATATCAATGCCGATGGCGATGATCATCTTGAGCAGGTTGGCGCGACGTCTTGCAATCAAGCCCGCAAAATCCTTTGTGGCATAGATTACACTTCGATTTCCATCAGG is drawn from Blastocatellia bacterium and contains these coding sequences:
- a CDS encoding LamG domain-containing protein gives rise to the protein MGGALFFPANFFVSVADDPALRFGTSNFSIDAWVASAQPNSVIGIVDKLDMVTTVTKVGYAFYIQNGHLTFVMGNGTPYATTAQVNIVNTGLSWHHVAVTVNRTGGVGTFYVDGAAVATFSPLPSNVDISSMSTLQLGGSRLFATLGEYLLDEIEIFNGVLEAGDVKRIFDAGPSGKCFNIIPVPPPHRPGTARQP
- a CDS encoding B12-binding domain-containing protein yields the protein MKQSYSTKELAEMWDVSESTVKRWADAGALPCRKTVGGHRKFELDDIVEFQSRCGLAKLPAHLANGRSESPCEFKHLLETADYGALAERFRQAALAGQFDFVTHLFNKAQEYGMSLATIGEKLIRPAMREVGELWRTGKIGVLDEHLAMVATCAALSALRENAEKKGETERLAIVGCAEGELHQLAAMMVRDLLESQDWQVIYFGSPTPLFSFAEAVDRFKPQLVCISITMADHIERARRDYEDLRRAAERQQTTIVLGGAALTDTAVRARFPESHYVNSLDDLLDLIKQES
- a CDS encoding holo-ACP synthase; amino-acid sequence: MIARRRANLLKMIIAIGIDMVEIARLAEVFARRGERFRDRVFTASEIAYCESRAGRMESYAARFAAKEAAMKALGTGWGEGVGWRDIEVLRLPTGLPSLQFHGRALERLTALGADRAHLSLTHSRDLALAHVVLEGKKKKRRGDAATR